GCACTGAAATTATCTATTACCATCTTTCCCACTTCTTCCACGTCCGGCCAGCCTATGTAACGGTCGTTAAACTTGAATTTTTCATTTTCCCTGCCAAACTTCTTTAAAAGGTCAAACCCTTTTTTGCCGATATAAAAAAGCGACACGTCCGGATTTTCCCTCATCATCATCATTACTTCTTTTGCCAGATTGCCGTTGAAGCTTCCGCACAGCCCCTTGTCCGCCGTGACAAGTATCACCGCTTCTTTTTTAACTTCGGGGTGTTCTTTTAAAAGCGGAAAACGCGAACCCGCGTCGCTTGACATAAGCTCGCCTATTACCTGCGAGATTTTTTCAGCGTAAGGCCTTGATGCCAAAGTCCTGTCCTGGGCTTTGCGCAGCTTGGCCGCAGAGACCATTTTCATGGCCTTTGTTATCTGCTGAATATTCTGGGCGCTTTTTATCCTTTTTCTGATGTCCCTTAAAGTAGCCATTTAAAGCTCCTTTTTTATTTTTTAAATGTTGCCCTGAATTCCGATATCGCTTTGTCTATCTTCTTATTGATGGAGTCCGTAAACTTCTTTTCCTTTTTCAGGTCTTCTATAACGTCGCTGTGTTTTTCATTAACGTATTTTAAAAGCCCTTTTTCAAAATCCCTTACGTCTTCAAGCGCCACGTCATCAAGAAACCTGTTGATGCCGGCGTAGATTATAACCAGCTGGTCTTCAACGGGAAGCGGAAGATTGTTTCCCTGTTTCAATATTTCTTCCATCCTGCGGCCCAAAGAAAGCTGCGCTTCGGATGATTTGTCAAGTTCCGTGCCGAACTGCGCGAATGCCGCAAGTTCCCTGTACTGTCCCATGTCAAGTTTAAGTTTTCCGGCTACCTGTTTCATACCCTTTATCTGCGCGTTGCCGCCGACCCTTGATACGGAAAGCCCAACATTAATGGCAGGCCTGACGCCCGCGGAGAAAAGGCTGCTTTCAAGGAATATCTGCCCGTCTGTGATGGAAATAACGTTGGTAGGAATATAAGCCGAAATATCGCCGGCCTGTGTTTCAATTATAGGAAGCGCTGTAATAGAGCCGGATCCAAGTTTTTCTGATAACTTTGAAGCCCTTTCCAGAAGCCTTGAGTGAAGATAGAAAACGTCTCCCGGATAAGCTTCACGGCCGGGCGGCCTTCTTAACAGAAGCGACATCTGCCTGTAAGCGGCAGCGTGTTTTGAAAGGTCGTCATAAACTATAAGCACATGCTTGCCCTGCCACATGAATTCTTCGCCCATTGCGCAGCCCGCGTAAGGAGCCATATAAAGGACAGGCGCGGGTTCCGATGCGCTTGCGCATACTACGATTGTATATTTCATCGCGCCGTACTCTGTAAGGGTGTTTACAACTTTTGCCACTGTGGACTGTTTCTGTCCGATGGCAACGTATATACATATTACGCCTGAATTTTTCTGATTGATGATTGCGTCTATTGCTATTGTGGTCTTGCCTGTCTGCCTGTCGCCGATTATAAGTTCGCGCTGTCCGCGGCCTATCGGTATCATGGCGTCAATGGCTTTAATTCC
The Candidatus Goldiibacteriota bacterium genome window above contains:
- the atpG gene encoding ATP synthase F1 subunit gamma: MATLRDIRKRIKSAQNIQQITKAMKMVSAAKLRKAQDRTLASRPYAEKISQVIGELMSSDAGSRFPLLKEHPEVKKEAVILVTADKGLCGSFNGNLAKEVMMMMRENPDVSLFYIGKKGFDLLKKFGRENEKFKFNDRYIGWPDVEEVGKMVIDNFSAGKYGKVTLIYSKFQTNLTQNIIKKQLLPVVFEGSTEQHAKRDFIYEPSEKAVLENLFVRYVKTTIYSAVLESQASEHGVRMASMEKATNNANDMIRSLTLLANKTRQAAITNEILEIVGGANAIKG
- a CDS encoding F0F1 ATP synthase subunit alpha, whose amino-acid sequence is MQIRPDEITGIIKAQIENYETKVTLSEVGEVIQVGDGIARVFGLDNVMSMELVEFPGGIMGVALNLEKDNVGVVLMGDDKGIKEGDMVKRTGKILSVPVGPEMIGRVVNALGVPIDGKGPINTSKIRPVEVIAPGVVDRDPVKEPMQTGIKAIDAMIPIGRGQRELIIGDRQTGKTTIAIDAIINQKNSGVICIYVAIGQKQSTVAKVVNTLTEYGAMKYTIVVCASASEPAPVLYMAPYAGCAMGEEFMWQGKHVLIVYDDLSKHAAAYRQMSLLLRRPPGREAYPGDVFYLHSRLLERASKLSEKLGSGSITALPIIETQAGDISAYIPTNVISITDGQIFLESSLFSAGVRPAINVGLSVSRVGGNAQIKGMKQVAGKLKLDMGQYRELAAFAQFGTELDKSSEAQLSLGRRMEEILKQGNNLPLPVEDQLVIIYAGINRFLDDVALEDVRDFEKGLLKYVNEKHSDVIEDLKKEKKFTDSINKKIDKAISEFRATFKK